From the genome of Methanobrevibacter smithii ATCC 35061, one region includes:
- a CDS encoding mRNA surveillance protein pelota, protein MKIVKQDKKEGIVTLVPETLDDLWHLSHIVEVGDSVSSKTTRRIQDNTGDKLRSDRGVKKTFTLRIDVENITFHIFTGKLRLTGVITKGPEDLIPLGSHHTVEVKLNTPITIKKEKWANWALKRLNQAIEASKKLAAIIVLLEDDTATLGLMRQFGIEYYGPIKGSVSGKRIVDKNRSKAIAQFYEKVIESVNKFHDIQNIVVAGPGFVKNDFYDYIKNKHKDLADKAIIESTGSGGRVGIHEVLKKGTVEKLTVENRVASEMVAINNLLEEIGKNSSKVAYGEKETVKAINLGAVKQLLVLDSAVAINDMGNLMDMVENMNGEVMVISSQHEGGEQLKGLGSMAAILRYEIA, encoded by the coding sequence ATGAAAATTGTAAAACAGGATAAAAAAGAAGGAATTGTGACATTAGTTCCAGAAACTCTTGATGATTTGTGGCATTTGTCTCATATTGTAGAGGTTGGAGACAGTGTATCTTCCAAAACTACCAGACGTATTCAGGACAATACTGGAGATAAATTAAGAAGTGACAGAGGGGTCAAAAAAACATTTACTTTAAGAATTGATGTTGAAAATATTACTTTTCATATTTTTACCGGAAAATTAAGGCTTACCGGGGTAATTACAAAAGGTCCGGAAGATCTTATTCCTTTAGGTTCACACCATACAGTTGAAGTTAAACTTAACACTCCAATAACCATTAAAAAGGAAAAGTGGGCAAACTGGGCACTAAAAAGACTCAATCAGGCTATTGAAGCATCTAAAAAATTAGCTGCAATCATTGTTCTTTTGGAGGATGACACAGCTACTTTAGGTTTGATGAGACAGTTCGGTATTGAATATTATGGTCCGATTAAAGGTTCTGTTTCAGGAAAGCGCATTGTGGATAAAAACAGATCAAAGGCAATCGCCCAGTTTTATGAAAAGGTCATTGAATCAGTCAATAAATTCCATGATATTCAAAATATTGTAGTTGCAGGACCGGGCTTTGTTAAAAATGATTTTTATGATTATATTAAAAATAAGCATAAGGATTTAGCTGATAAGGCAATTATTGAAAGTACAGGTTCTGGAGGAAGGGTTGGAATTCATGAAGTTCTTAAAAAAGGGACTGTTGAGAAACTAACTGTGGAAAATAGGGTAGCCAGTGAAATGGTTGCCATCAACAATCTTCTTGAAGAAATAGGTAAGAATTCATCTAAAGTGGCTTATGGTGAAAAAGAAACTGTTAAAGCAATAAACCTTGGTGCAGTTAAACAGTTATTGGTACTGGATTCTGCAGTAGCTATTAATGATATGGGAAATTTAATGGACATGGTTGAAAATATGAATGGTGAAGTAATGGTTATCAGTAGCCAGCATGAAGGTGGGGAGCAACTTAAAGGTTTGGGTAGTATGGCAGCTATTTTAAGATATGAAATAGCTTAA
- a CDS encoding glycosyltransferase — MKALIVITGRGLGGDSVIAYNIIEGLEAKGVQCEIALDESAPGLLFKKKGRTWHKIKIPQAGGHAATKASSVKAAFKMLTATFKARSLIKKLDVDIVVGVIGGGAIVGSVGAKLAGKPGVSIISTPLDSKICPKLNQCYALPEMKYFLPEHLPKNINHTLYPLSEGVGNGNPDIALEKLKESPKFDENKKTILFSSGSSIFKGIIKGANNFAKFSDEYNILLVGLPLKEGYLDDLDGNVIYLGYIDWMSHLLTYIDLAVLTDDGVLLEETLASKLPIVTLTKVKWGRYHNMAGVFKGAIIESDLDSLNDNIFRAFDEFDELKKNAVKYAKESLETKSNLAQKIIDVVK, encoded by the coding sequence ATGAAGGCATTAATTGTAATTACTGGTAGGGGACTTGGAGGAGATTCAGTTATAGCATACAATATAATTGAAGGTCTTGAAGCCAAGGGAGTTCAATGTGAAATAGCTCTGGATGAGTCTGCACCAGGTTTATTATTTAAGAAAAAAGGCAGAACATGGCATAAAATAAAAATTCCTCAGGCCGGAGGCCATGCAGCAACAAAAGCTTCATCTGTTAAAGCAGCATTTAAAATGTTGACTGCAACATTTAAAGCAAGAAGCCTTATTAAAAAACTGGATGTTGATATTGTTGTAGGAGTTATTGGTGGAGGAGCTATTGTAGGTTCTGTTGGTGCTAAATTAGCTGGTAAACCGGGAGTATCAATAATCTCCACTCCTTTGGATTCTAAGATATGTCCTAAACTTAATCAATGTTATGCATTGCCTGAAATGAAGTATTTTCTGCCTGAACACCTTCCGAAAAATATAAATCACACTTTATATCCTTTAAGTGAAGGAGTAGGCAATGGTAATCCTGATATTGCTCTTGAAAAATTAAAAGAATCTCCGAAATTTGATGAAAATAAAAAAACAATACTGTTTTCTTCAGGTTCTTCAATATTTAAAGGAATAATAAAAGGAGCTAATAACTTTGCCAAATTCTCTGATGAGTATAATATTTTATTGGTTGGATTGCCTTTAAAAGAAGGATATTTGGATGATCTGGATGGAAATGTAATTTATTTGGGTTATATTGACTGGATGAGTCACTTATTAACTTATATTGATTTGGCAGTTTTAACAGATGACGGTGTATTGCTTGAAGAAACACTGGCTTCCAAACTTCCTATTGTAACACTAACAAAAGTAAAATGGGGAAGATATCATAATATGGCGGGTGTCTTTAAAGGAGCCATTATAGAATCTGACCTTGACAGTTTAAATGACAATATATTCAGGGCATTTGATGAGTTTGACGAACTTAAAAAGAATGCTGTTAAGTATGCTAAAGAATCTTTGGAAACCAAATCCAATTTGGCTCAAAAAATAATTGATGTGGTTAAATAA
- a CDS encoding ATP-dependent DNA ligase, with amino-acid sequence MKYQELVDVYSALENTTKRLEKTQIISNFLLKLDSTTLEQVGLLILGSIFPAWSDKEIGIGNKLVMQAVGEAVGVTPDKVEDAVRDQGDIGLACISLYAKKSQTTFFSQPLTIDFVFKSLRKLSEKSGARSTKRKIDIILEMLSQASASEAKYLTRTILEELRIGVGEGVVRDAIAQAFNIDKSVVERAMMLTNDLGLIAVVAKEKGEGGLKELNLTPGTPVKPMLAQLAPPIPEIINEMGVAICETKYDGIRLQVHRHSDEIKIFTRRLENITHALPEIVDLFNEYLPHEDYIVEGEVIATRDGNPLSFQNILHRVRRKHNIDEAMEQVPLKVFLFDLLYYIVPMIDEPLLKRRKKLEEIVNTTPDEINLSNMVYGTPDTIKEVEDLFELSIAQHHEGIMIKDAGEPYIPGLRGKKMLKYKAEPETLDMVVVGGTYGIGKRGDFVGSYLVSLRDEDNNLKTVAYVATGLDDATLEYLTKKMKEYELSTKGREIVVEPKIVLEVAFSEIVESPEYETGYSLRFPVVKNIRKDKGVDDIDTVERLISMYETQ; translated from the coding sequence ATGAAATATCAAGAATTAGTAGATGTATATTCTGCCCTGGAAAATACAACTAAAAGACTGGAAAAAACGCAAATCATATCTAATTTCCTATTAAAATTAGACAGCACTACCCTTGAGCAGGTAGGTTTGCTAATATTAGGCAGCATATTTCCTGCATGGAGTGATAAAGAAATTGGAATTGGTAATAAATTAGTTATGCAGGCGGTTGGTGAAGCTGTAGGAGTTACTCCTGACAAGGTTGAAGATGCAGTTCGTGATCAGGGAGACATCGGACTTGCATGCATTAGCTTATATGCTAAAAAATCACAGACCACATTCTTTTCTCAGCCTTTAACAATAGATTTTGTATTTAAAAGCTTAAGAAAACTTTCTGAAAAAAGCGGAGCAAGATCAACAAAACGTAAAATTGACATAATTTTGGAAATGCTGTCTCAAGCTTCAGCCAGCGAAGCAAAATATTTAACCCGTACTATTCTTGAAGAACTTAGAATTGGTGTTGGAGAAGGTGTTGTAAGAGATGCAATAGCTCAGGCATTCAATATTGACAAATCAGTTGTTGAAAGGGCAATGATGCTTACAAATGACTTAGGTTTGATAGCTGTTGTTGCAAAAGAAAAAGGGGAAGGCGGACTTAAAGAGTTAAACCTGACTCCTGGAACTCCAGTAAAACCTATGCTTGCACAGCTTGCACCTCCGATTCCAGAAATCATAAATGAAATGGGAGTAGCTATCTGTGAAACCAAATACGACGGAATTCGTCTTCAGGTACACAGACACAGTGATGAAATAAAAATATTTACAAGAAGACTTGAAAACATCACCCATGCACTGCCTGAAATCGTGGATTTATTTAATGAATACCTCCCTCATGAAGATTATATTGTAGAAGGTGAAGTAATAGCTACAAGAGACGGGAACCCCTTATCTTTCCAGAATATTCTACATAGAGTCAGAAGAAAACACAATATTGACGAAGCTATGGAACAGGTCCCTCTAAAAGTTTTCCTCTTTGATTTGTTATACTACATAGTTCCGATGATTGATGAACCATTACTTAAAAGGAGAAAAAAACTTGAGGAAATCGTCAACACCACACCAGATGAAATCAATTTAAGCAACATGGTTTATGGAACTCCAGATACTATTAAAGAAGTGGAAGATCTGTTTGAATTGTCAATAGCTCAACATCACGAAGGAATAATGATTAAAGATGCTGGAGAGCCATATATTCCAGGACTTCGTGGTAAAAAAATGCTTAAATATAAGGCAGAACCTGAAACATTGGACATGGTTGTTGTTGGCGGAACATACGGTATCGGTAAAAGAGGAGATTTTGTCGGCTCATATCTAGTATCCCTACGTGATGAAGACAATAATCTAAAAACAGTTGCTTATGTGGCTACAGGTCTTGATGATGCTACACTAGAATATCTTACTAAAAAAATGAAAGAATACGAACTGTCTACAAAAGGCAGAGAAATTGTTGTAGAACCTAAAATCGTATTGGAAGTGGCATTCAGTGAAATCGTTGAAAGTCCTGAATATGAAACCGGATACTCATTGCGTTTCCCTGTTGTTAAAAATATCAGAAAAGACAAAGGAGTAGATGATATTGATACAGTTGAAAGGTTAATTTCAATGTATGAAACTCAATAA
- a CDS encoding exodeoxyribonuclease VII large subunit, with protein MEITDDKLLKIALITSLIGLIGLIIFTPSIEVKKVEIQDINRGMIDEEVSIDCVVSDVKASASKSSYFLTINDGTGQMSLIIFESQLAQLEDNGIAVESYKGKKVSVAGTVTEYNSQLELILSSGDAIKIV; from the coding sequence ATGGAAATTACAGATGACAAATTACTGAAAATAGCTCTTATAACTTCATTGATAGGTTTAATCGGTTTAATAATATTTACTCCTTCAATTGAAGTTAAAAAAGTGGAAATTCAGGATATAAACAGAGGCATGATTGATGAGGAAGTCAGCATTGACTGTGTTGTTAGCGACGTTAAAGCCTCAGCAAGTAAAAGCAGCTATTTTTTAACTATCAATGACGGAACAGGACAGATGTCTTTAATAATTTTTGAGAGCCAGTTAGCCCAGCTGGAAGATAACGGAATTGCTGTTGAAAGTTACAAAGGCAAGAAAGTCAGTGTTGCCGGAACAGTTACAGAATACAATTCCCAGCTGGAACTTATCCTATCAAGCGGAGATGCAATAAAAATTGTCTAA
- a CDS encoding CDC48 family AAA ATPase has protein sequence MAQNEITLKVAEALSQRDIGQGIARLDPKTMSDLGINERDLIEITGDKKTAAIALPSQTDIGLGVIRIDGLVRKNSGATIGGEVTIKKAQVIEAKKVVLAPTENNIRVQGDVRGLFQGKAMVQGDIIGSQIRTRPTSMGMGFDSIFSDLMDFSPMKEIKFAVVSTKPAGIVVVGPNTEVELHESPVDVSNIEGVTNLVDVSYEDIGGLKDEVKKVREMIEIPLKRPELFDKLGIAPPKGVLMHGPPGTGKTLLAKAVASESDAHFIAINGPEIMSKYVGGSEENLREYFEEAEENAPSIIFIDELDAIAPKREDTQGETERRTVAQLLTLMDGLKSRGQVVVIGATNRPDSLDQALRRPGRFDREIEIGVPDSEEREEILEIHTRNMPLAEDVDLHKLASTTHGFVGADLESLCKEAAMRVVRRIIPEIKNDEEIPEEVLKKIVVTNDDFKSALKEIQPSALREVLVQVPNVKWDDVGGLDDVKQELKEAVEWPLKHPEKFEKFGVKPPKGTLLYGVPGTGKTLLAKAVASESEANFISIKGPELLSKWVGESEQGVREVFRKAKQTAPTVIFFDEIDSIASTRSANDSDSGVTKRVVNQLLTEMDGLEELEDVAIIAATNRPDILDAGLMRPGRFDRHIKVDLPNEDARLSIFKVHTEGMPLADDVSLEKLAKQTDGYVGADIEAVCREAAMLTLRNNLDAENVPYKYFKEALEKVKPSNSPGDQVQYI, from the coding sequence ATGGCACAAAATGAAATTACTTTAAAAGTAGCTGAAGCTCTTTCACAAAGAGATATCGGTCAAGGAATCGCAAGATTAGACCCAAAAACCATGAGCGATCTCGGAATTAATGAAAGAGACCTTATCGAAATTACTGGTGACAAAAAAACAGCAGCAATTGCCCTACCTTCACAAACCGACATTGGTCTTGGAGTGATAAGAATTGACGGATTAGTTCGTAAAAACTCAGGAGCAACCATCGGCGGAGAAGTAACCATTAAAAAAGCACAAGTTATTGAAGCTAAAAAAGTTGTTCTTGCACCAACTGAAAACAACATTCGTGTACAAGGAGATGTACGCGGATTATTCCAAGGAAAAGCAATGGTTCAAGGAGACATTATAGGGTCTCAAATCAGAACCAGACCAACCAGCATGGGAATGGGATTTGACAGCATATTTAGTGATTTAATGGATTTCTCACCAATGAAAGAAATTAAATTTGCTGTAGTGTCCACCAAACCGGCAGGAATTGTTGTAGTTGGACCAAACACCGAAGTGGAATTACACGAAAGTCCTGTAGATGTATCCAACATCGAAGGTGTAACTAATTTAGTTGATGTAAGCTATGAAGATATCGGCGGTCTTAAAGATGAAGTTAAAAAAGTTAGGGAAATGATTGAAATTCCTCTTAAAAGACCGGAACTCTTTGACAAATTAGGAATTGCACCTCCAAAAGGAGTGTTAATGCACGGACCACCAGGTACAGGAAAAACATTACTGGCTAAAGCAGTAGCCAGTGAAAGTGATGCTCATTTCATTGCAATAAATGGGCCTGAAATCATGAGTAAATATGTTGGCGGATCTGAAGAAAACTTAAGGGAATACTTTGAAGAAGCAGAAGAAAATGCACCATCAATTATATTCATTGATGAATTAGATGCTATTGCTCCAAAAAGAGAAGATACTCAAGGTGAAACTGAAAGAAGAACTGTAGCTCAACTTTTAACCTTAATGGATGGTCTTAAATCCAGAGGACAAGTTGTTGTTATTGGTGCAACCAACAGGCCGGATTCTCTTGATCAAGCATTAAGAAGACCTGGAAGATTCGACCGTGAAATTGAAATTGGTGTTCCTGATTCTGAAGAAAGGGAAGAAATTCTTGAAATCCATACAAGGAACATGCCTCTTGCAGAGGATGTGGACTTACATAAACTAGCCAGTACAACTCACGGATTTGTAGGAGCAGACTTGGAATCATTATGTAAAGAAGCAGCAATGAGAGTTGTTAGAAGAATTATTCCGGAAATCAAAAACGATGAAGAAATTCCAGAAGAAGTTCTTAAAAAAATCGTTGTTACAAACGATGACTTTAAATCAGCTTTAAAAGAAATTCAACCTTCTGCATTAAGAGAAGTTCTTGTACAAGTACCTAATGTTAAATGGGATGATGTAGGTGGACTTGACGATGTTAAACAAGAGTTAAAAGAAGCTGTTGAATGGCCATTAAAACATCCTGAAAAATTCGAAAAATTTGGAGTAAAACCACCAAAAGGAACCTTACTTTACGGAGTTCCAGGTACAGGAAAAACATTACTTGCAAAAGCAGTAGCCAGTGAAAGTGAAGCTAACTTCATCTCCATCAAAGGTCCTGAATTACTATCCAAATGGGTAGGTGAATCTGAACAAGGTGTAAGGGAAGTATTTAGAAAAGCAAAACAAACTGCACCTACTGTAATATTTTTCGATGAAATCGATTCAATTGCAAGTACCCGTAGTGCAAATGACAGCGACAGCGGAGTAACCAAAAGAGTAGTAAATCAATTATTAACTGAAATGGACGGTTTAGAAGAACTCGAAGATGTTGCAATCATTGCAGCAACCAACAGACCGGACATATTAGATGCAGGTTTAATGAGACCTGGAAGATTTGACAGACACATCAAAGTTGATTTACCAAACGAAGATGCAAGATTATCTATCTTCAAAGTACATACTGAAGGTATGCCACTAGCTGACGATGTAAGTCTTGAAAAATTAGCTAAACAAACTGACGGATATGTCGGAGCAGATATTGAAGCAGTATGTCGTGAAGCAGCAATGTTAACTTTAAGAAACAACCTTGATGCTGAAAATGTACCTTACAAATACTTTAAAGAAGCTCTTGAAAAAGTCAAACCATCTAACAGTCCTGGCGATCAGGTTCAGTATATCTAG
- a CDS encoding methanogenesis marker 8 protein, whose protein sequence is MSEHIVEAIGLSKVTIKDGKVIDVSEPKLNYCPLFHHHRGMEKITKKAIWDNMQFRIDDFGMCTSNRQLRMKDFLSFGISEILSTLIKENVIDCVVMVCEGCGTLIVTESELVQGIGGRVSGLVKTSPIPELFDQLGRKNILEPETAKIDQTEGIKLAIKQGYKNIAVTITLAQDCLKIRELKKAHPDVNIYTFVVHTSNITKKEARILFDECDVATACASKYIREIGEAESLKTVGQSIPIYSKTENGKKFLEMRLEKIGGKKPKKENPKIPDPLL, encoded by the coding sequence ATGAGTGAACATATTGTTGAAGCAATCGGATTAAGTAAGGTAACAATCAAGGACGGAAAGGTAATTGATGTTAGCGAACCTAAACTGAATTACTGTCCATTATTTCATCACCACAGAGGAATGGAAAAAATAACTAAGAAAGCTATTTGGGACAATATGCAATTTAGAATCGATGATTTTGGAATGTGTACATCAAATAGACAGCTTAGAATGAAAGATTTTCTTTCTTTTGGAATTTCTGAAATTTTATCCACATTAATTAAGGAAAATGTAATAGACTGTGTAGTAATGGTTTGTGAAGGTTGCGGAACATTAATAGTAACTGAAAGTGAATTAGTTCAAGGTATTGGAGGAAGAGTCTCAGGACTTGTTAAAACTAGCCCGATTCCTGAATTGTTTGACCAATTAGGCAGAAAAAATATTTTAGAACCTGAAACTGCCAAAATTGATCAGACAGAAGGAATCAAATTAGCTATCAAACAAGGTTATAAAAACATAGCTGTAACAATAACATTAGCCCAGGACTGTCTTAAAATCCGGGAACTTAAAAAAGCACATCCTGATGTAAATATTTACACATTTGTCGTGCATACAAGTAACATAACTAAAAAAGAAGCTAGAATTCTTTTTGATGAATGTGATGTAGCAACCGCCTGTGCATCCAAATACATTAGAGAAATTGGAGAAGCTGAAAGTTTAAAAACAGTCGGCCAGTCAATTCCTATTTATTCTAAAACTGAAAATGGTAAAAAATTCTTAGAAATGAGGCTGGAAAAAATTGGCGGGAAAAAACCTAAAAAAGAAAATCCAAAAATACCTGATCCATTATTATAA
- a CDS encoding queuosine precursor transporter, with product MFGNSDLKKTDLYAILVGIFCASLIVSNIIASKTFELYWVSLPCAVIIFPIIYIVNDVLAECYGYQKARMAIYLGFFINLIAVICYNITMFLPAPAYFTADAAFHTVLGSTLRLLIASFIAYLVGSLINAKLMVYLKYKNEEKLFFRCIASTFAGEGMDAIIFITIGFLGTMPLFALLTMIVAQALFKTAYEVVVYPVTRKVIQNVKALDDY from the coding sequence ATGTTTGGTAACAGTGATTTAAAAAAAACAGATTTATATGCAATACTTGTTGGGATATTTTGTGCATCGTTGATTGTTTCAAATATAATTGCAAGCAAAACATTTGAATTGTATTGGGTAAGCTTGCCCTGTGCAGTTATAATATTTCCAATAATATATATTGTTAATGATGTACTTGCAGAGTGTTACGGTTATCAGAAAGCCAGAATGGCTATTTATTTAGGATTTTTCATTAATTTAATAGCTGTAATCTGTTATAATATAACCATGTTTTTACCGGCTCCTGCATATTTTACAGCTGATGCAGCTTTCCATACAGTTTTGGGAAGTACTTTAAGATTGCTGATAGCTAGTTTTATAGCTTATCTGGTCGGATCATTGATTAATGCAAAACTGATGGTTTATTTAAAATATAAAAATGAGGAAAAATTATTTTTCAGATGTATTGCATCTACATTTGCCGGTGAAGGAATGGATGCAATTATATTTATTACAATAGGATTTTTAGGAACAATGCCTCTATTTGCACTTCTAACTATGATTGTGGCACAGGCATTATTCAAAACAGCTTATGAAGTTGTTGTATACCCTGTAACAAGAAAAGTAATACAAAATGTAAAAGCTTTAGATGATTATTGA
- the thiC gene encoding phosphomethylpyrimidine synthase: protein MTQKSEAQKGNITPEMEAVAHDENINVNKLAKLIADGRVVIPKNINGHSKACGIGDGLKTKINANIGSSSKIDDIELEVNKAKLAQEYGADALMDLSTGSDLTTFRKKIMDAVDITIGTVPIYESGVITLNKNKEIIDMDADDLFKAIENQAKEGVDFMTLHCGITKDLVEKLEKAKRMMGIVSRGGTFLASWIKHNQQENPLYENYDYLLELSYEYDITLSLGDGLRPGCLSDASDIPQIQELVNLGGLVKRAQDANVQVMVEGPGHMPLNQIKANMEIQKTICYGAPFYVLGPLVTDLAPGYDHITGAIGGAIAASSGANFLCYVTPAEHLSLPSLEDVKEGVIASKIAAEAADVSKGLDSAWEREREMGKARKEFDWEKQFELAFDHSKPRSYRNKCELDDDEMCAMCGEYCAVKIAKGDF from the coding sequence TTGACACAAAAAAGTGAAGCTCAAAAAGGCAATATCACTCCAGAAATGGAAGCTGTTGCTCATGATGAAAATATAAACGTTAACAAACTAGCTAAATTAATTGCTGATGGAAGAGTTGTAATTCCTAAAAACATCAACGGCCATTCAAAAGCCTGCGGAATTGGTGATGGCCTTAAAACCAAAATCAATGCAAACATCGGTTCTTCAAGTAAAATTGATGATATTGAATTGGAAGTAAATAAAGCTAAATTAGCTCAGGAATACGGTGCAGATGCACTGATGGATTTGTCTACCGGATCTGATTTGACAACATTTAGGAAAAAAATCATGGACGCTGTAGATATAACTATCGGAACAGTGCCTATTTACGAATCTGGAGTAATTACACTTAATAAAAACAAAGAAATCATCGATATGGATGCCGATGACCTTTTTAAAGCTATTGAAAATCAGGCTAAAGAAGGGGTTGATTTCATGACTCTCCACTGTGGAATAACCAAAGATTTAGTTGAAAAATTAGAAAAAGCTAAAAGAATGATGGGAATTGTAAGCAGAGGCGGAACTTTCCTTGCATCCTGGATTAAACACAACCAGCAGGAAAACCCATTATATGAAAATTACGATTATCTTCTTGAGCTGTCCTACGAATATGACATTACATTATCATTAGGTGACGGATTAAGGCCAGGATGCCTAAGCGATGCCAGCGACATTCCGCAAATCCAGGAGCTCGTCAATTTAGGAGGCCTTGTTAAAAGAGCTCAGGATGCAAATGTTCAGGTAATGGTTGAAGGACCAGGACATATGCCATTAAACCAAATCAAAGCAAATATGGAAATACAAAAGACTATCTGTTACGGAGCTCCATTTTATGTTTTAGGTCCTCTTGTAACTGACTTGGCGCCGGGTTATGACCACATTACAGGAGCTATTGGAGGAGCAATAGCTGCAAGTAGTGGAGCTAACTTTTTATGTTATGTAACCCCTGCAGAACATTTATCTTTACCTTCTCTTGAAGATGTTAAAGAAGGAGTGATTGCCTCCAAAATAGCTGCTGAAGCTGCTGATGTTTCTAAAGGACTTGACTCTGCATGGGAAAGAGAACGTGAAATGGGAAAAGCACGTAAAGAATTTGATTGGGAAAAACAATTCGAACTTGCATTTGACCATTCCAAACCTCGCAGTTACAGAAACAAATGTGAACTTGACGATGACGAAATGTGTGCAATGTGCGGAGAATATTGTGCAGTAAAAATAGCAAAAGGCGACTTTTAA
- a CDS encoding prephenate dehydrogenase, with the protein MIEMKVGIIGGSDGLGKTLIYFLRDDFDVIISARDHKKGRKIANELGIEYIESNTQLAEMCDVVIVSVPIHFTPDVIREVAPFMRKESLMVDVTSVKEIPSQTMKESLPDDIEYLPTHPIFGPRTTELDNQVIVLTPDKKGKWFNKVYNYLDNKNMRIIETTAKKHDYMMSIVQVLTHFSFISTASAMEKLKVDIGETEDFESPIYNLMIDMIARIVAQNPYLTYYIQSMNNNGPQIRNTFAEAVNELRDVINNGNEDKFVDLAIKATKNMGDISGALGRSDKAINSLNHEHSLLNQSIGKEIGLKHIYSRKIHVGILERVDKNTAILKNGNKTKKLVVANIEVLSDSELYDWKVKNLNKKTESISCVFPIRVDKHVILDTIINLDNIIDAKITDVYQGPQIKKEDVSLTFEVTGLYKDSIENAKSLLTGFGGIIR; encoded by the coding sequence ATGATTGAAATGAAAGTTGGAATAATAGGCGGAAGTGACGGTTTGGGAAAAACCCTCATTTACTTTTTAAGAGATGATTTTGACGTAATCATAAGTGCAAGAGATCACAAGAAAGGAAGAAAAATAGCTAATGAATTAGGTATCGAATATATCGAATCAAACACACAGCTGGCTGAAATGTGTGATGTCGTAATCGTATCTGTCCCTATTCATTTTACACCTGACGTTATTCGTGAAGTGGCTCCATTTATGAGAAAAGAATCCCTGATGGTTGATGTAACTTCCGTTAAAGAAATCCCAAGTCAGACTATGAAGGAATCACTGCCTGATGATATTGAATATCTTCCAACACACCCAATATTCGGTCCGAGAACCACAGAACTGGACAATCAAGTAATTGTCTTAACTCCAGATAAAAAAGGAAAGTGGTTTAATAAGGTCTACAATTATTTGGATAATAAAAATATGAGAATAATCGAAACCACCGCTAAAAAACATGATTATATGATGAGCATTGTTCAGGTTTTAACTCATTTTTCATTTATTTCAACTGCATCAGCTATGGAGAAACTAAAAGTAGATATTGGAGAAACTGAAGACTTTGAAAGCCCAATCTACAATCTCATGATTGATATGATTGCAAGGATTGTAGCGCAAAATCCTTATTTAACATATTACATCCAGTCAATGAACAACAACGGTCCCCAAATAAGAAATACTTTTGCCGAAGCTGTTAACGAACTCAGAGATGTTATAAATAATGGAAATGAAGACAAATTTGTTGATTTAGCTATTAAAGCTACTAAAAATATGGGAGACATTAGCGGAGCACTGGGTAGAAGTGATAAAGCTATCAATTCACTAAATCATGAACACAGCTTACTGAACCAATCCATCGGCAAAGAAATAGGACTGAAACATATATACTCCAGAAAAATTCATGTCGGCATTTTAGAAAGGGTTGACAAAAATACGGCTATTCTAAAAAACGGGAACAAAACTAAAAAATTAGTTGTAGCAAACATTGAAGTTTTAAGTGACAGCGAACTTTATGACTGGAAAGTTAAAAATTTAAATAAGAAAACTGAATCAATAAGTTGTGTTTTCCCAATACGTGTTGATAAACATGTTATTTTAGATACAATAATCAATTTGGACAATATAATTGATGCTAAAATCACTGATGTTTACCAAGGCCCTCAAATTAAAAAAGAGGATGTCAGTTTAACTTTTGAGGTTACCGGCCTTTACAAAGACAGTATTGAAAATGCCAAATCTTTATTAACAGGATTTGGTGGAATCATAAGATAA